From a single Hymenobacter sp. YIM 151500-1 genomic region:
- a CDS encoding NAD(P)/FAD-dependent oxidoreductase, which yields MTHVEYLIVGHGIAGATLAAELRGRGRAVLVLDAPQPDSASRVAAGLMNPVAGKRFALAWRAAELLPAANAFYRGLEQRFGQRFLVELPIIKLFSSIAEQNTVLARSADRPWLDFVPEPDALLPPVPGVRQPFGGICIQGGGYVLVERVLDALAAEGQQNGWLQHETFDWQQLVPAPEGGLIYAGRVHARHVVCCEGAAAAHNPYFHWLPLTPNQGEVLDVECNELGTDYVLNKGAYAVPLGGGQLRVGATYRWPPFATGITPEARQELSQRLQDMTDRPFRVTGQRAGVRPAVRDRKPLLGTHPAAPGVHIFNGFGSKGVMLAPRLAQLMADWLEHGQPVWPEVHIQRYQALYRVPPAPAGVVPVDSRS from the coding sequence ATGACACACGTGGAGTACCTGATTGTTGGGCACGGCATAGCCGGGGCTACGCTGGCGGCCGAGCTGCGGGGCCGCGGCCGCGCCGTACTGGTGCTGGACGCGCCCCAGCCCGACTCGGCTTCGCGGGTAGCGGCGGGGCTGATGAACCCGGTGGCCGGCAAGCGGTTTGCCCTGGCGTGGCGAGCCGCCGAGCTGCTGCCGGCAGCCAACGCTTTTTACCGGGGCCTGGAGCAACGGTTTGGGCAACGGTTTCTGGTTGAGCTGCCCATCATCAAGCTGTTTTCTTCTATTGCTGAGCAAAACACCGTGCTGGCCCGCAGCGCCGACCGGCCCTGGCTTGACTTCGTGCCCGAGCCCGACGCACTTCTGCCGCCTGTACCTGGCGTGCGGCAGCCATTTGGCGGCATCTGCATCCAGGGCGGCGGCTACGTGCTGGTGGAGCGGGTGCTCGACGCCCTTGCCGCTGAAGGTCAGCAGAACGGGTGGCTGCAGCACGAAACTTTTGACTGGCAGCAGCTTGTTCCGGCCCCGGAAGGTGGCCTCATCTACGCTGGCCGCGTGCACGCCCGGCACGTGGTCTGCTGCGAAGGAGCTGCCGCCGCGCACAACCCGTATTTTCACTGGCTGCCCCTCACCCCCAACCAAGGCGAGGTGCTCGACGTGGAGTGCAACGAGTTAGGTACCGATTACGTCCTGAACAAAGGGGCGTACGCTGTGCCGCTCGGGGGCGGGCAGCTGCGGGTGGGAGCCACCTACCGCTGGCCGCCGTTTGCAACGGGTATCACCCCGGAAGCCCGGCAGGAGCTAAGCCAGCGCCTGCAGGACATGACCGACCGGCCCTTCCGCGTAACGGGCCAGCGGGCCGGAGTGCGGCCCGCCGTGCGCGACCGGAAACCGTTGCTGGGTACCCACCCAGCGGCGCCGGGCGTGCATATCTTTAATGGATTTGGCTCCAAAGGCGTTATGCTGGCGCCGCGGCTGGCTCAGCTCATGGCTGATTGGCTGGAGCACGGCCAGCCAGTGTGGCCCGAAGTACATATCCAGCGCTACCAGGCGTTGTACCGAGTGCCTCCGGCCCCGGCTGGAGTTGTTCCTGTTGATTCCCGCTCGTAG
- a CDS encoding MBL fold metallo-hydrolase translates to MTVSGFTFNAFSENTYLLHDASGECVIVDPGCYEPAEQRALKAFIEAQNLRVVLLLNTHCHIDHVFGNQFILDTYKVPFLIHESDLGTLRAVPAYAPGYGFTRYEPAEPTGFLTPDQPVRFGQTELEVRFTPGHAPGHVVFYHAASGTIIGGDVLFQGSIGRTDLPGGDYATLIASIKTQLLILPDTTVVYPGHGPATTIGQERRTNPFLN, encoded by the coding sequence ATGACCGTCTCCGGCTTCACGTTCAACGCCTTTTCCGAAAATACCTACCTGCTGCACGATGCCTCGGGCGAGTGCGTCATCGTGGACCCCGGCTGCTACGAGCCGGCCGAGCAACGGGCCCTCAAAGCGTTTATTGAGGCCCAGAACCTGCGGGTGGTGCTCCTGCTGAACACCCACTGTCACATCGACCACGTGTTCGGCAATCAGTTTATCCTCGACACCTATAAAGTACCCTTTCTGATTCACGAGTCCGACCTGGGCACGCTGCGCGCCGTGCCCGCCTACGCGCCCGGCTACGGCTTTACCCGCTACGAGCCGGCCGAGCCCACCGGCTTTCTGACGCCGGACCAGCCCGTGCGCTTCGGCCAGACGGAGTTGGAAGTGCGCTTCACGCCGGGCCACGCCCCCGGCCACGTGGTGTTCTACCACGCCGCCTCGGGCACCATTATCGGCGGCGACGTGCTGTTTCAGGGCAGCATCGGCCGCACCGACCTGCCCGGTGGCGACTACGCCACGCTGATAGCCAGCATCAAAACCCAGCTGCTCATCCTACCCGACACTACCGTGGTGTACCCCGGCCACGGCCCCGCCACCACCATCGGCCAGGAGCGCCGTACGAACCCGTTTTTGAATTAA
- a CDS encoding CDP-alcohol phosphatidyltransferase family protein, which translates to MKNHLPNAVTCLNLFAGCLALSSIFAGRLELASYFVALAALFDFFDGLLARALHASSPIGKDLDSLADMVSFGVVPGAFLFDLLMQAGSGLPSWVPYGGFIVTVFSALRLAKFNNDTRQTTSFIGLPTPACTILVASLPLILTYDTFGVQRLILNPWVLLGLTVLLSGLLVAELPLFALKFKNLRWQDNQVRFVFLLLSVGLLLVLQAAAVPLIILLYVLLSMLRPAQV; encoded by the coding sequence ATGAAAAACCATTTACCCAACGCCGTTACCTGTCTGAATCTATTTGCCGGGTGCCTAGCGTTGAGCAGCATTTTTGCGGGCCGGCTCGAACTGGCCTCTTACTTCGTGGCGCTGGCGGCCTTATTCGACTTTTTCGATGGCCTGCTGGCACGGGCCCTGCACGCCTCCTCCCCCATCGGCAAAGACCTCGACTCCCTGGCCGATATGGTGTCGTTCGGGGTGGTGCCGGGGGCTTTTCTGTTCGATTTGCTGATGCAGGCTGGCTCCGGGCTGCCCTCCTGGGTGCCCTACGGCGGGTTCATAGTGACTGTCTTTTCAGCCCTGCGCCTGGCTAAGTTCAACAACGACACCCGCCAAACCACCTCCTTCATTGGCCTGCCCACACCGGCTTGCACCATTCTGGTAGCCTCGCTCCCACTCATTCTCACGTACGATACCTTCGGCGTGCAACGCCTGATTCTGAACCCGTGGGTGTTGCTGGGCCTCACTGTGCTACTATCGGGGCTGCTGGTGGCCGAGCTACCGCTGTTTGCGCTGAAGTTTAAAAACCTGCGCTGGCAGGACAATCAGGTGCGGTTCGTGTTTCTGCTGCTGAGCGTGGGGCTGCTACTGGTGCTGCAAGCCGCCGCCGTACCCCTTATCATCCTGCTGTACGTGCTGCTGTCGATGCTGCGGCCGGCTCAGGTGTGA